From a single Kitasatospora sp. NBC_00458 genomic region:
- a CDS encoding DUF3168 domain-containing protein, translated as MTPTQVMAALRDHWDEVWALLDDPTRTALLGLVERLPEDPERVSRKISRLLLAAGPQAYVLFGASTSDSVRFIPGPHEAPGLLVALAVSLRELGRRTAPVLSEAGGAPPADPASPRQADEQQLADDRLLATGNVTAAEYRAGGHDPADPDLIRLTDRQGTVRLPSFQFDGASGHPLPLVVEVNRLLDADDDPWGVADWWLGANSWLDAVPARLLGTPDERSLLAAARAEIAEW; from the coding sequence GTGACACCGACCCAGGTCATGGCGGCCCTGCGGGACCACTGGGACGAGGTGTGGGCCCTGCTCGACGATCCGACCCGGACCGCACTGCTGGGCCTGGTCGAAAGGCTCCCGGAGGACCCCGAACGCGTGTCCCGCAAGATCAGCCGGCTCCTACTGGCGGCCGGCCCGCAGGCGTACGTCCTCTTCGGCGCGTCTACTTCCGACTCCGTACGCTTCATCCCCGGACCGCACGAGGCCCCCGGGCTGCTGGTCGCCCTCGCCGTCTCGCTCCGGGAACTGGGCCGGCGGACGGCCCCCGTCCTCTCGGAGGCCGGGGGCGCGCCGCCCGCCGACCCCGCCTCCCCCCGGCAGGCCGACGAGCAGCAGCTCGCGGACGACCGGCTGCTCGCCACCGGGAACGTCACCGCCGCCGAGTACCGGGCCGGCGGGCACGACCCCGCCGATCCCGACCTGATCCGGCTGACGGACCGCCAGGGCACCGTCCGCCTGCCGTCCTTCCAGTTCGACGGCGCCTCCGGGCACCCGCTCCCGCTGGTCGTGGAGGTCAACCGCCTGCTCGACGCCGACGACGACCCGTGGGGCGTCGCCGACTGGTGGCTGGGCGCCAACTCCTGGCTGGACGCCGTCCCCGCCCGCCTGCTGGGCACCCCCGACGAGCGCTCGCTGCTCGCGGCGGCCCGTGCCGAGATCGCGGAGTGGTGA
- a CDS encoding RES family NAD+ phosphorylase — MPDVKVPAPTATAAPHREVLPAGTLLHRVHLAAYPATAFNPNPADALYEGGRFCSFQGDGEHLPYLYAGFSERTAVMETLVRGIPFDERGWRRIRRAAVRGRVLSQIETTCDIPLVALMTPDQLAGVHQDEWLVHSTPETYARTRRWAAWIRGQAPWALGLKWPSKRDLASAACILYERNGAAGLVKPAGPEPVPLDTAAGAELLNRLLAPARTRIEPPRRQAH; from the coding sequence ATGCCCGACGTGAAGGTCCCCGCCCCCACCGCGACCGCCGCCCCGCACCGCGAGGTGCTGCCCGCGGGCACCCTGCTCCACCGCGTCCACCTCGCCGCCTACCCGGCCACGGCGTTCAACCCGAACCCCGCCGACGCGCTCTACGAGGGCGGCCGGTTCTGCTCCTTCCAGGGCGACGGCGAGCACCTGCCGTACCTCTACGCGGGCTTCTCGGAGCGGACGGCCGTGATGGAGACCCTGGTCCGCGGGATCCCGTTCGACGAGAGGGGCTGGCGGCGGATCCGGCGCGCCGCCGTCCGGGGCCGGGTGCTGTCGCAGATCGAGACCACCTGCGACATCCCGCTCGTCGCCCTGATGACCCCGGACCAGCTCGCCGGGGTCCACCAGGACGAGTGGCTGGTCCACTCCACCCCCGAGACGTACGCCCGCACCCGCCGCTGGGCCGCCTGGATCCGCGGCCAGGCGCCGTGGGCGCTCGGCCTGAAGTGGCCGTCCAAGCGCGACCTGGCGAGCGCCGCCTGCATCCTCTACGAGCGCAACGGCGCGGCCGGCCTGGTCAAACCGGCGGGCCCGGAGCCCGTCCCGCTCGACACCGCCGCCGGCGCCGAGCTGCTCAACCGCCTGCTCGCCCCGGCCCGCACCCGGATCGAGCCGCCCCGCCGCCAGGCGCACTGA